A DNA window from Rhodococcus sp. Z13 contains the following coding sequences:
- a CDS encoding flavin-containing monooxygenase yields the protein MSTPTTAVIGAGISGLTSGKMLCDYGVPYTCFESSDRVGGNWAFGNPNGHSSAYRSLHIDTSKHRLSFKDYPMPESYPDFPHHTQIKEYLDGYTDAFGLREHIEFRNGVRHARRLPEGGWELDLEDGSTRRFDFLVVANGHHWDPRFPDFPGTFTGEIIHSHHYVDPRTPLDFAGKRILVVGLGNSAADIAVELSSKALQTEVTLSTRSSAWIVPKYIAGRPADKFYRTLPYIPLSWQRKVVQLGQPLLSGRPERYGLPTPNHRFFEAHPTQSVELPLRLGSGDITPKPDIARLDDRTVHFTDGTSAEFDVIVHATGYNITFPFFDPEFISAPDNRIGLYKRIFLPGIPDLAFAGFAQATPTLFPFVECQARLIAAYVIGRYALPPVEEMERVIVDDERRYTGHMLDRPRHTQQLDYFAYEFDIRTRELPAGLARATARGRA from the coding sequence TACACCTGTTTCGAGAGTTCGGACCGGGTGGGCGGCAACTGGGCCTTCGGCAATCCCAACGGTCACAGCAGCGCCTACCGTTCGCTGCACATCGACACCTCGAAGCACCGGTTGTCGTTCAAGGACTATCCGATGCCGGAGTCCTATCCGGACTTCCCACATCACACGCAGATCAAGGAATATCTCGACGGGTACACCGACGCGTTCGGGCTGCGTGAGCACATCGAGTTCCGCAACGGTGTCCGCCACGCCCGCCGCCTGCCCGAGGGCGGCTGGGAACTCGACCTCGAGGACGGCAGCACCCGGCGGTTCGACTTCCTCGTCGTCGCCAACGGGCACCACTGGGATCCGCGTTTCCCCGACTTCCCCGGCACCTTCACCGGCGAGATCATCCACTCGCACCATTACGTCGATCCGCGCACGCCCCTCGACTTCGCGGGCAAACGGATCCTCGTGGTGGGCCTCGGCAACAGTGCCGCCGACATCGCGGTCGAACTGTCGTCGAAGGCACTGCAGACCGAGGTGACCCTGTCGACGCGGTCGAGTGCGTGGATCGTGCCGAAGTACATCGCGGGCCGGCCGGCCGACAAGTTCTACCGCACCCTCCCCTACATCCCGCTGTCCTGGCAGCGGAAGGTGGTGCAGCTCGGGCAGCCGCTGCTGTCGGGGCGGCCGGAACGGTACGGCCTGCCGACACCGAACCACCGGTTCTTCGAGGCCCACCCCACGCAGTCGGTGGAACTGCCCCTGCGTCTCGGTTCCGGCGACATCACCCCGAAACCCGACATCGCCCGGCTCGACGACCGCACGGTGCACTTCACGGACGGCACGTCCGCCGAATTCGACGTCATCGTCCACGCCACGGGCTACAACATCACCTTCCCGTTCTTCGACCCGGAGTTCATCAGCGCCCCCGACAACCGGATCGGGTTGTACAAGCGGATCTTCCTGCCCGGGATCCCGGACCTCGCCTTCGCGGGTTTCGCGCAGGCGACCCCGACGCTGTTCCCGTTCGTCGAATGCCAGGCCCGGCTCATCGCGGCCTACGTGATCGGCCGGTACGCCCTGCCGCCGGTGGAGGAGATGGAGCGCGTGATCGTCGACGACGAACGCAGGTACACGGGCCACATGCTCGACCGCCCGAGACACACGCAGCAGCTCGACTACTTCGCCTACGAGTTCGACATCCGCACCCGCGAACTGCCCGCCGGGCTGGCGCGGGCCACCGCGAGGGGGCGCGCATGA
- a CDS encoding alpha/beta hydrolase — MTRRSVTFRSAGETVHAWHFSPTIDVLTVDGRAPVVVMAHGLGGTKDSGLAPFAERLAAAGMHVLAFDYRGFGESGGRVRQRVDIDAQLDDYRAALATARGLDGADASRVVLWGVSLSGGHVLTVAAGEPHVAAVVSLTPLVDGPAAGALAARHHPPSVLLRSTAAGLRSRLATARTGAARTIPIVGPPGSTAAMSLDGYHEDYLSLAGPTWRNEIDASVVLSLGAYRPARHAGSVACPVLVQIADFDRSAPPHAAARAAFRARAEVRHYPCDHFDVWPGKDWFEPAAGHQIAFLTRHLAR, encoded by the coding sequence ATGACCCGGCGATCGGTCACCTTCCGGTCCGCGGGTGAGACCGTCCACGCCTGGCACTTCTCCCCCACCATCGACGTCCTCACCGTGGACGGACGCGCTCCCGTCGTCGTGATGGCGCACGGGCTGGGCGGCACGAAGGACTCCGGGCTGGCCCCGTTCGCCGAGCGGCTCGCCGCCGCCGGGATGCACGTGCTGGCGTTCGACTACCGCGGTTTCGGCGAGTCGGGCGGCAGGGTGCGGCAGCGGGTCGACATCGACGCCCAGCTCGACGACTACCGGGCGGCGCTCGCGACGGCGCGTGGTCTCGACGGCGCCGACGCCTCCCGCGTGGTCCTGTGGGGTGTGTCGCTGTCGGGCGGGCACGTCCTCACGGTCGCGGCGGGTGAACCGCACGTCGCGGCCGTGGTGTCGCTGACGCCGCTGGTCGACGGACCGGCCGCGGGTGCGCTCGCCGCGCGGCACCACCCGCCGTCGGTGCTGCTCCGGTCCACCGCCGCGGGCCTGCGGAGCCGCCTCGCGACCGCCCGGACGGGCGCGGCGCGGACCATCCCGATCGTCGGGCCGCCGGGATCGACGGCGGCGATGTCGCTCGACGGCTATCACGAGGACTATCTGTCCCTGGCCGGGCCGACCTGGCGGAACGAGATCGACGCGAGCGTCGTGCTGTCGCTCGGTGCGTACCGCCCGGCCCGGCACGCGGGCTCGGTCGCGTGTCCGGTGCTGGTCCAGATCGCCGACTTCGACCGCAGCGCTCCCCCGCACGCCGCCGCCCGGGCGGCCTTCCGGGCGCGCGCCGAGGTGCGGCACTATCCCTGCGACCATTTCGACGTGTGGCCCGGCAAGGACTGGTTCGAACCGGCTGCCGGCCACCAGATCGCGTTCCTCACCAGGCATCTCGCTCGTTGA